One Callospermophilus lateralis isolate mCalLat2 chromosome 13, mCalLat2.hap1, whole genome shotgun sequence genomic window, AAGGGAGTGTCTCATAGTGGTTAAGAGTAAAAAGACTCTGAAATCAGGATGGTCAAATCTGGTTTCTCTAAAGCTATACATGTGACGTCAGGCAAGTTGCTTAACTGTTTTGTAACtgtgaaatggggataataatcctCCTGTGGATTATTGTGGTGATTAAATTGTTAATACACATAAAGTGCTTAGAAGAGAAAGTGGCTTTCCTCAGGTCTGCTGTTAGCTGTTGTTGACAATAGGAATAGCTGATGGTGTGTTACTGTGAGTGGTTGAATACCTGGCCACGTGAGGTGCTGGAGGCTGCAGATTGCCTGGAGGAAGGGTTTGTTTTTCTAATTGGTGCAGAGACACTGTATGAAATAGCAGTGTTCCTACACACAAATGCATTCCTTCATGGGGAATGCCAAAATAAACATTCTTTTTCATACCAGCATTAGGTAGGCCTCTTTTACCTCGTTTCTGTAGAAAAAATGGTGGTTACAATTTTAGGAGAAAAGCAAAGATCCATATTGTTCTCTTAAAAGAGTATTGTTgctctttttaaattataaaatattgaatAGAAATGCTGTAAGTTACTAGGAACTGTgatatattgaacattttttttcttccatctaGTTATCTTTAAAATTCTAGGAATGTCTTCCCAGGTCCTCTCCTTTAATCCTCCAATTAAAGATAATAGTTACCCTGGGTTTGATGCTTATTGTCTTTTCTTCTTAGCTTTACTGCATGTTTAtccttaaataaaatatcaattttatGTTTTCCAAACTTTATAagtagaaaatttataggaatgtgtgtatgtatatattatttttcttttgctactttctttctttttttttttttaagttttatctcTGTCTAcacagtattccattgtgtggtgATACCTGGATTTATTTACCTATTGTACTCTTCATGGGCATTTTGGCTGTTAGTTTGGTGTTACATAGGGCTACTCAgtgtttttattcatgtttttaaatGTGTATTCACAGGTTTCTCTAGGGAATATGCCTAAGAGTGGAATTGCTGAGTTACAAGTAGTGCACATCTTTAGCATTCTTAGATAATGCTAAGTTCATCCAGAAGTGGTTTTACTCACTTACACACTAACATTAGAGTATAAGGGTTCAAGTTGCTCTTCCTTGTCATTtacttcttttaagaaatatttgttgGACACTTCAAGCAGTGAATAAAAGGACTAAAAGCCCTCTTCTCAGGAAGTTTATATTTTAGTGGCCAAAAAAGCTAAAACGTGTAATATAGCAAGATGTTAACATATTTTGTGGGGTCAAGTCAAGAAAGGGGAGTGGGTGCTTTCTCTTTCTGCTCTCAGAGCCAAACCGGCAGTGAGAGTCTTAAAGGGATGAAGAACAGCCAGGAAGGCTGGGGCTTCATGTGATAGTTGACATGAACAGAGGTGCAGGTATGAGATTGGTTCTGATGCTTGTGAGCAAATAATGGTAGTAACGCTATGAGTGTTGGTGAGGTGCAGGGTTTTGGAAATTGTGCCAGAAGCATTTGACCCTTCTCAACTTATCCTAGTGGTAGTAAGACTGAAAAGTGAGCAAGGAGGCTGGTAATGGGTGGCATTCTGAGCACTTGGAGATCTTTAGTCCCCCTTGATTCTTGCCTGTTGTAGTTTGGGACCAGGGCAAGTGTAGCTCATCTGAGACATCTACAACACCAGCATTTTGATTCAGGATTACTTGGAGTTCTGGTGATTGCTTGACTCTTGAAGTTGGATGTAACCCAGCTCTAGGTCTGTCTCTTAACTCCTATAGATGGAAATGGGGATTCCTGGGGGAGAGATACTTTTGCCTCGAATAATATGTGGCCCCTGATTGTCAGATTTGTCAATTTTGCCAGTCTGGTAGATGTAAAATAGTATCTTGCTATGGTTTtaattgcatttccctgatttcacTCTAAAAATTCCAAATTCTATATCTGACTTAGTCATGAAACTTTGCTTTTATCATTTATGTTTAATGAGTTCCACAATTATGAGGATTTTATTTCCTATCTGTCTGTTCTATGACTATACACCCTATATTTAATCTAGcacctaaaattttattttgattgtTTCTGTCAACAGAGCCTCGGGGAAATCTATCATTCCCTGTACGGTCACTACCAAGGAAGTCCTTGAGTCAAAAACGCACCTGAGTTGGAGATCCTACCTTTCTTCCACTCTGCCTGAGTGCCTGACTCGGTAGACTCATCCACTCATTGTCATCTCACTTCAAAAAACAGGTCAATAAATCTATATTGACTCTTTTACTACCTCTGGGTACCATTGAAACACCCATTTCATATCACTGTAGGAGGCTCTTCATTGCCTTTTCAACTTGCTATTTTAAAATCAGAATCATGACTCTTCTTGCAAGTTTGTAAGGAAAATGGCTGCCTACCCCGAGGCTGTAAGTCCTGCTTTTCAGGCTAGTTCTTCATACAGTTTTACCACCTACACCCTCCCCAATGTTCCATGTTGTCCCTTGTTGCCTCAGAATTTACAAAAAGAACACTGGAGAAAGGGAGAGTATATGATGTGATTTTGGTAATCTGGGGTACTGCCTAATGGCTGCAGTGTTTCAGGTACCCTACTTACTCCCCACCTGTTTACATGTTACATTCAGTGGCATGAGGGAGCACAGAGGTGATGATATCATCTGCACATTCCAACTGGTTGATGATGCATTTTCCAAGGTAAATCAGGTCTCTTTTCAGGGCTGTGCCTTCACATACTTGTTTTCACAAACACAGTGTGCATTGACCTGTGAAGACAAGCGTAGGCAGTGAGACCTGCCCCACTGGTTTCTTTTTCAGCCTTCAAAAGGGTTTTATCCAGTTTCCTGTGGTTAGCTATTAAGAATATTACCTAATAATTTTTTAAGCTTTCTCCTGTTCAGATTGAAGTCTGTGATGGAAAGCCTACATCATTAATGTCATCCCATACATTGTTAATGTTTAGGGAATACCATATATGGCATCCCTTTCACAGAAGAGATATACTAGAGCTCTTAAAGTTTAACCAGGTTAAATATGATTATACAGACCTTATTATTCCAGAAGTGCAAAAGGAgtataaaaaagaaatctagtcCTAAAAACATTGTTTTATATAAATCCTAAATAATCCAAAACCTTTCTTAGAGCTCACATGAGCATGACTCCCAGAAGATAAATTTGATTGAACCCATACTATAGTCTCATCTACCCTGACTAATCCAAATAAGTTCTAAATGCATGTCTCTTATGTTCTttcctttttgtggtgctgggattgaacccagggcctcctgcatgctaggcaagtgctctaccactgagccacacccccagcccttcagATGCATGTTTCTGATGATATTGTGAGCAACTGCAAAGCCCATATGAGTCGTCTGAAGTTTTATCATTTACAGGTGTGTGACGCATTCCCAGACCCTCCATCCAAGTCAGCATCAGCTACTTCTGTGACTGGGTCCAGATTAAGGTCCTCCCAAGACAGACTTCATTAGATCCACGCTTAAGAGGAATCTGCCAGGTTTTCCTACCCCCTCTGCAGCATTGTAAAGTGTCAAGGCCTGAAGACTTGGGTACGTGTATTACAACTGCAAGGGTGCCAGCACCAGCTACACAGAATAAGCCTCGTGTCTGTGTGACGCCACCACCGGCTGATAAcgcacaagaaaaaataactaATTGAGACTAGAGCCCTCTCTTTTCTTGTGAAGCTGGGATTTGAAAGAGCTGTTCTGAGATCTGCACTGTTAGTAAGTGACTGATAACATCATAGACTGCATCGGTCCCTGAGGTCAGAGATTGAGCTGCAACTGAGTGAACACCAGACAACGAAATCTTGAAGAATTGCATTGAGGTGCAAGCCACATTGAACCTTCTGCAAGTAATGCTGGTTGAACTGAGAAATTGCTAAACAAACCTGTAACGGGACTGCTTATTTGGGTGTCTCTCTCTGTCAATTTGCCTCTTGCTGTTACATTGCTCCTTGTGTTGTCTTTTGAAGTCCAGATGTTCTCCGATAATTCACATTGCCCTGATTGTGGGCAGCAGTGGTTCCCTAGTTTAGAACTAGGCCATTGGTTGTACCAAACCGAACTTGTTGAAAATGAATGCTACCAAGTATTCTTAGACCGTATTAACAGAGCTGATTATTGCCCAGAATGCTATCCTGATAATCCTGCTAATAGAAGCCTTGTTCTTCCTTGGTCTTTCCCACTTGAGTGGGCTCCCCAAAATCTTACCAGGTGGACCTTTGAAAAAGCTTGCCATCCATTTCTTCTGGGTCCTCCACTGGTTAGAAAAAGGATACATGACTCCAGAGTAGCTGGTTTTAACCCTGCATTACAGTTAATCTTGACCAGAACAGATAaaaccttaaacaaaaaacttggcCAAAATAAATAACTTCAATAATAGTAAAAATCATGGAGACTGTAGAGGGTTTTGTGCTAGTAACCCAAGGAAGATggaaatataattcattttttttctttttttcctttttttttggtggggggaggtgtgctggggatcaaacctggggtctcacccatgctaggcaagcactacaccactaagctatatccccagcctcattTCTGAAACTGACCCAGGCACTACTTAGGGGAACTGCTTAAATTATTGGGTCTGCTTCTGTGGCCTAAGCATATTTTATTTAGCATATTTTAGTATTCTAACCAGATGGTTCATCTAGAACCAGACTAATGCATATAAATAATGTTTTGAAACTAGCTTGCCCCTCCTAAAAAGTTGTACAGCCTAATTATTGACATCCAACTAGGTATTCCTGGAGGGGAGGCCCCATACTATGTGCCCCATAATTGTATTTCTAATAGTAACTTTTGCGGGAAAGCATCCTCACTGTAGTTGAATTCTAGATTCTTCCAATAAATTTTAATAAGAAAC contains:
- the LOC143379673 gene encoding torsin-1A-interacting protein 2, translating into MFSDNSHCPDCGQQWFPSLELGHWLYQTELVENECYQVFLDRINRADYCPECYPDNPANRSLVLPWSFPLEWAPQNLTRWTFEKACHPFLLGPPLVRKRIHDSRVAGFNPALQLILTRTDKTLNKKLGQNK